One Thermoanaerobacter kivui genomic window, CGGCAGCAAAGGCCATCCAAACAGCCAAGGCAACCAGCCAGTTACACCCAACTGCTCGCCAAAAAGCAACCCACCAAGGCATAGAGGTTTTTGCATTAGCAATCTTAACTACAAATGCCGCCCATGGCATAGAAGTTACAACATCACCTGTTTTAACAGGTTCTAAAATCAAACCAGTAAAATATGACAAAACATAAGCAACAAAGACAGAACCTATGAAATTCCCAATGTAAACAAAAGTCCAGTTTTTAATAATCCCACCAAAGCCTATCTTTTTATCTAAAAAAGCTATAGGTTGAGTCATCATATTTCCAGTAACAAGCTCTCCCCCAGCAATAAGAACCATCATAAGCCCTACCGGGAACACTGCAGCAAAGATAAATTTTTGTAAACTGCCCAAAACCTCATTAGGTATTGTCCCAGCTACTTTAACAGCAAGAAGTCCTCCCAGCGCAATATATGCCCCTGCAAGAAAACCCAAAACAAGCATTTTGATAATAGGCAGTTCAGCTTTTGCTCTTCCTGTTTGAACCATACCCTGGGCTATTTCTTTTGGTGTCTTAAAAGCCATAAAACTCATCTCCCTTTTTTAACATTTAAATAAATGGATTTTAGAACAGTCCAGTAATTCTGCCAGTTTCATCTACATCTATATTCTCAGCAGCTGGCTTCTTTGGCAATCCTGGCATGGTCATAATTTCACCAGTAGCATCAGCACAAGAGAGCCCTCAGTTTTTTCTTAATTTTCCAATTTTGCTACTCGACATTACACCGTATATCTAAAATAAACTTATAGCTGTTTCACTGAAAATATAACCAAAAATTTATCCCCAAAACAAAAAACGCCTTCCGGAGAAGGCGCTACATCGCTTTCACACGACAAAGATATGCCTAATTTAAAGCATCCTTGCCTTACATAATTGCGAATGCATTACCTCTCCTTTCCAACACGGGAGGCATTGACGTTTCCATCAATACCCTATCGGCCTTTATCTCATAGGGCTCTTCGCCACTTAGACATAAAGGCTCGGAGAGTTATTGTATTGTTAATCTTTCTTATTGAGAATATTATGCCAACTAATTAGCTTTGTTAAATGATATTACTCACCCAATTATCCTTACTAACTTAATTAAAAGTATACCTCGCCAAGTCGTGAACTACCGCCACTTGTAGAAGTGTCCGCGACGTAGAGAAGTTTGGCAGTCTATGCACCCTTATTCTCACAGTGTTGTTCACACACCCACTACTGACTATCTGCCACAGAGCAGACTCGCCAGCTACGTTATCTAATGATATTTTAGCATTTTATAGATTAGTTTTCAAAGCATTGTTTAGCGATTCATCTCCCACTTATAGAAATTGGGAGTCTTCTCTTTTATCCTGGATAAATTTAAAAAACTACCAAACAAATCTTTCAGGGCATGAATAGATATTTAATCTATCGCCTCTTGCAAAACCCGCAATAGTTATGTTTAATTTTCTTCCAACCTCAACGGCTAAAGCAGTAGGAGCTGAAATGGACACCACTACAGGTACCTTCCTTTTAGCTGCTTTTAATAACATTTCGACGGATATCCTTCCGCTTGTGAAAACAGCTTTATCCTGAAGGTCTATACCATCTAAAAGAGCCTGCCCAAACGCTTTATCAAAAGCGTTATGCCTACCTATATCTTCATGAAAAATTATAAAATCCTTGTCATCAGCAATCGCACAGCTGTGTACTCCCCCTGTTATCTTGAACAAGCCCGAGCCATTGTTAAATCTCTCTGATAGATTGATTATATCCTTTAACTTGTATTTAATGTTGCTTGTTATTGGGCCTATGTTTAACTGCTCAGGAAAACAAATGCAGGGATTGCATGTGAAGTTGCAGTGACAACAGGTCTTGCCTATCTTTAACTGATCATGAAAACAAATGTTTTTTTCTCCGCTACTCATTATAAATAGATTCTTCACTGAAGAAGCATCTATACTTTTAAGAATTTCCACATGAGCTTTCCCTTCTCTTTCTTCAATAAAGATTCTCTTTATATCCTCTTTTTTTTCAATAATGCCTTGGGACTGAAGGTATCCTACAACCAAACAATCTAATGCTAAAGGAGTGCAGAAAAAAGATGCAAACTCAATAGCGTTTACATAAAGCTTTAAGATATATTCTACAATCACACTATCTGAAAAGCTTTCAACCAAACCATTTTTGTATTTTAAAATATTAATACTTTTAAATGATTCCATTCACTTCCTCCTTAAGAGATTTCGTGAACTACTCCCACCTTCAAAGGTTGAGACTTCGTGAGAAGTTTGGTAGCTTTACGCCATGCCTTATTCTCACAGGATTGTTTACAACCCACTACCAACAAAATTTTTGATTTTTATACTTTTTTTCTCGGTGTATATTTAGTGTGTAATAAATGATGTGACTGTTTGCCTAAAGGTTCACCCAAAAATTCCTCGTATAATTTCTTTATAGCAGGATTTTCATGTGATTTCCTGAGTTCAAGCTCTGCATCATGTTTATATAGAGCTTCTTTTCTTTTCTTATATGCAACTTCCCTATATTCTTCTAAAAGAAGTTTCGGTTGTCCACCACCGCTTATACATCCTTCTGGACAAGTCATCACTTCAACGAAATGAAGGTCACATTTGTTTTTCTTTATATCTTCAAGTATTG contains:
- a CDS encoding formate/nitrite transporter family protein; translation: MAFKTPKEIAQGMVQTGRAKAELPIIKMLVLGFLAGAYIALGGLLAVKVAGTIPNEVLGSLQKFIFAAVFPVGLMMVLIAGGELVTGNMMTQPIAFLDKKIGFGGIIKNWTFVYIGNFIGSVFVAYVLSYFTGLILEPVKTGDVVTSMPWAAFVVKIANAKTSMPWWVAFWRAVGCNWLVALAVWMAFAAEDIVGKIFAIWWPIMAFVAIGFEHSVANMFFIPLGIYAGNDPAYIAFAKSAQGIAAHAPLLKATWESFLVNNLIPVTLGNIVGAGLFVGTVYWWVYLKAEK
- the fdhD gene encoding formate dehydrogenase accessory sulfurtransferase FdhD, whose product is MESFKSINILKYKNGLVESFSDSVIVEYILKLYVNAIEFASFFCTPLALDCLVVGYLQSQGIIEKKEDIKRIFIEEREGKAHVEILKSIDASSVKNLFIMSSGEKNICFHDQLKIGKTCCHCNFTCNPCICFPEQLNIGPITSNIKYKLKDIINLSERFNNGSGLFKITGGVHSCAIADDKDFIIFHEDIGRHNAFDKAFGQALLDGIDLQDKAVFTSGRISVEMLLKAAKRKVPVVVSISAPTALAVEVGRKLNITIAGFARGDRLNIYSCPERFVW